A region of Sparus aurata chromosome 8, fSpaAur1.1, whole genome shotgun sequence DNA encodes the following proteins:
- the mansc4 gene encoding MANSC domain-containing protein 4 — MNVTWGLLTVLGLVCHTESRCSPTSYYKNCWIRRFPGIFIDVEESQRRGAQLLKHYQEETALKCSRTCCLTRNFSCNLAIFHYDTTQENVNCFHLHCPTLESCILSHRGNVVLYNITKGVDPDLLVFGKYFTSNVRVLPHHYSRINASEPLPADKRQFIHPPPPAALPLTSAPTVKPLTTASRVLITTTTLQTTIQPSTGPTTTLSSSPVPSGDDTQTTPAISTTSDAPSFTTPSSSTTATTFGPYNPSTTSVISTTAARPSTTPTHHHTTSYQLATSPPTSTTITGNIESSKQYPNDTKGNPGRNHTAGSEGGQGVGGEDTVEGLGPGWHVAAHTLLVALAICVTVLLSCCCSILLVVSWRGQRKRMGRYRTSWRGKRGSMRLIKYVLVRENT; from the exons ATGAATGTCACATGGGGCTTGCTGACGGTTTTGGGTCTGGTGTGCCACACTGAGTCGAGGTGCTCACCGACCTCTTACTACAAGAACTGCTGGATCCGACGCTTCCCGGGGATTTTCATCGACGTCGAGGAGTCTCAGAGGAGAGGAGCGCAGCTTCTCAAGCACTACCAAGAGGAGACGGCGCTGAAATGCAGCCGCACCTGCTGCCTGACGAGGAACT TTTCCTGTAATCTGGCCATTTTTCACTATGACACCACTCAAGAGAACGTTAACTGCTTCCACCTGCACTGTCCCACACTGGAGAGCTGCATTCTCAGCCACAGAGGCAACGTTGTTCTCTACAACATCACAAAGG GTGTGGATCCTGACCTGTTGGTGTTCGGAAAATACTTCACCTCTAATGTACGGGTGTTACCCCACCACTACAGTCGAATCAACGCCTCAGAGCCGCTACCCGCAGACAAACGCCAGTTCATTCACCCACCTCCGCCCGCTGCACTGCCTCTGACATCAGCACCAACGGTGAAACCCCTCACTACAGCAAGCAGAGTgctcatcaccaccaccacgcTGCAGACCACAATACAGCCTTCAACAGGTCCAACAACTACCTTGTCTTCCAGTCCAGTACCTTCAGGGGACGATACACAAACAACCCCAGCCATCTCCACCACTTCTGATGCACCCAGCTTCACTACGCCTTCGTCATCCACCACAGCAACCACCTTCGGCCCTTACAATCCCAGCACCACTTCTGTAATTTCTACCACAGCTGCACGGCCCTCAACAACCCCTACCCATCATCACACCACCAGCTACCAGCTTGCCACCAGCCCTCCGACCTCCACAACCATTACTGGCAACATAGAAAGCAGCAAGCAATACCCCAATGACACCAAGGGCAACCCGGGGAGGAACCACACAGCAGGCAGTGAGGGAGGACAGGGCGTCGGCGGCGAGGACACTGTCGAGGGTTTGGGGCCTGGGTGGCACGTAGCTGCGCACACTTTGCTGGTTGCATTGGCCATCTGCGTCACAGtcctgctgagctgctgctgctccatccTGCTAGTAGTGAGCTGGAggggacagaggaagaggatgggACGCTACCGGACATCGTGGAGAGGGAAAAGAGGCTCCATGCGTCTGATAAAGTATGTGCTGGTCAGAGAAAACACTTGA
- the tead4 gene encoding transcriptional enhancer factor TEF-3 isoform X3 — MATMSSAQIISPTAFQNKMALQGLSRPAYPTAGGFWHGALPGQPGGHEDIKPFSQQSYAMQASGPAPITGYESTAGLSMSPGAPPWQGRSIASSKLRMLEFSAFLEQPQDPETFNKHLFVHIGQSNPSYSDAYLESVDIRQIYDKFPEKKGGLKDLFDKGPHNAFFLVKFWADLSVNLQDDSSFFYGVSSQYESSENMIITSSTKVCSFGKQVVEKVETEYARFENGRYVFRIHRSPLCEYMINFIHKLKHLPEKYMMNSVLENFTILQVVTNRDTLETLLCIAYVFEVSTSEHGAQHHIYRLVKD; from the exons ATGGCCACCATGTCCTCAGCTCAGATCATCTCACCCACCGCTTTTCAGAACAAGATGGCACTCCAGGGTCTGTCTAGGCCGGCGTACCCCACTGCTGGCGGG TTTTGGCACGGGGCTCTTCCAGGACAACCAGGAGGCCATGAAGA CATTAAGCCCTTCTCCCAGCAGAGTTACGCCATGCAAGCGTCCGGCCCGGCCCCCATAACAG GTTATGAAAGCACAGCAGGGCTGTCCATGTCTCCCGGTGCCCCCCCTTGGCAGGGTAGAAGTATTGCCAGCTCCAAGTTGCGAATGCTGGAGTTCTCCGCCTTTCTAGAGCAACCTCAGGACCCAGAGACT TTCAACAAGCACCTGTTTGTACACATCGGCCAGTCCAACCCAAGCTACAGCGACGCCTATCTGGAGTCGGTGGACATCAGGCAGATCTACGACAAGTTCCCAGAGAAGAAGGGAGGCCTGAAGGATCTGTTTGACAAAGGGCCACACAACGCTTTCTTTCTCGTCAAGTTCTGG GCGGACCTCAGTGTAAACCTGCAGGATGACAGCAGCTTCTTCTATGGTGTTTCCAGTCAGTATGAAAGCTCTGAGAACATGATAATCACCTCATCCACCAAAGTGTGCTCCTTTGGCAAGCAGGTTGTGGAGAAAGTGGAG ACGGAGTATGCACGTTTCGAGAATGGGCGCTACGTGTTTCGAATCCACCGCTCGCCATTATGTGAATATATGATCAATTTCATCCACAAGCTTAAACACCTGCCGGAGAAGTACATGATGAACAGCGTACTGGAGAACTTCACTATCTTACAG GTGGTGACTAACAGGGACACACTGGAGACCCTCCTGTGCATAGCTTACGTCTTTGAGGTGTCCACCAGTGAGCACGGCGCACAGCATCATATTTACAGGCTAGTCAAAGACTGA
- the tead4 gene encoding transcriptional enhancer factor TEF-3 isoform X1: MYGRNELIARYIKLRTGKTRTRKQVSSHIQVLARRKAREIQVKLKVRYDQAAKDKALQSMATMSSAQIISPTAFQNKMALQGLSRPAYPTAGGFWHGALPGQPGGHEDIKPFSQQSYAMQASGPAPITGYESTAGLSMSPGAPPWQGRSIASSKLRMLEFSAFLEQPQDPETFNKHLFVHIGQSNPSYSDAYLESVDIRQIYDKFPEKKGGLKDLFDKGPHNAFFLVKFWADLSVNLQDDSSFFYGVSSQYESSENMIITSSTKVCSFGKQVVEKVETEYARFENGRYVFRIHRSPLCEYMINFIHKLKHLPEKYMMNSVLENFTILQVVTNRDTLETLLCIAYVFEVSTSEHGAQHHIYRLVKD, from the exons GTATCTAGTCACATCCAGGTTCTAGCCCGGCGGAAGGCCAGGGAGATCCAGGTGAAGCTGAAGGTACGCTAC GACCAGGCTGCCAAAGACAAGGCCCTGCAGAGTATGGCCACCATGTCCTCAGCTCAGATCATCTCACCCACCGCTTTTCAGAACAAGATGGCACTCCAGGGTCTGTCTAGGCCGGCGTACCCCACTGCTGGCGGG TTTTGGCACGGGGCTCTTCCAGGACAACCAGGAGGCCATGAAGA CATTAAGCCCTTCTCCCAGCAGAGTTACGCCATGCAAGCGTCCGGCCCGGCCCCCATAACAG GTTATGAAAGCACAGCAGGGCTGTCCATGTCTCCCGGTGCCCCCCCTTGGCAGGGTAGAAGTATTGCCAGCTCCAAGTTGCGAATGCTGGAGTTCTCCGCCTTTCTAGAGCAACCTCAGGACCCAGAGACT TTCAACAAGCACCTGTTTGTACACATCGGCCAGTCCAACCCAAGCTACAGCGACGCCTATCTGGAGTCGGTGGACATCAGGCAGATCTACGACAAGTTCCCAGAGAAGAAGGGAGGCCTGAAGGATCTGTTTGACAAAGGGCCACACAACGCTTTCTTTCTCGTCAAGTTCTGG GCGGACCTCAGTGTAAACCTGCAGGATGACAGCAGCTTCTTCTATGGTGTTTCCAGTCAGTATGAAAGCTCTGAGAACATGATAATCACCTCATCCACCAAAGTGTGCTCCTTTGGCAAGCAGGTTGTGGAGAAAGTGGAG ACGGAGTATGCACGTTTCGAGAATGGGCGCTACGTGTTTCGAATCCACCGCTCGCCATTATGTGAATATATGATCAATTTCATCCACAAGCTTAAACACCTGCCGGAGAAGTACATGATGAACAGCGTACTGGAGAACTTCACTATCTTACAG GTGGTGACTAACAGGGACACACTGGAGACCCTCCTGTGCATAGCTTACGTCTTTGAGGTGTCCACCAGTGAGCACGGCGCACAGCATCATATTTACAGGCTAGTCAAAGACTGA
- the mrps35 gene encoding small ribosomal subunit protein mS35, with translation MASHTSKAFLSLGRINVHGLGLQKPLSRFTYATALTISSANTSKGLPDRGGRGSFLRKPKRDAGEPRTEKMPVDQDWTAVYPAATPFRPGSVPLPVRMGYPMKGSIPPEKKGNLELIKIPNFLHLTPAAIKKHCEALKPFCTEWPSALDTDVKCDEHFPIKLQSTDYVFAGPSVRNPSARIVTLRVKVSSLNLDEHARKKMLKLVGKRYCKDTDTLTITTERCPLRQQNMDYVMYLLTVLYHESWKTEAWEAEKTVADMEEYSWEDSPSQRNILGTLVHMKVAGEGEGEEVREQLLGRKEVQEYKDSVTRLKNEGESESHMLQYKEAVKKLLNL, from the exons ATGGCTTCACACACTAGCAAGGCATTTCTGTCCCTAGGTCGAATAAATGTTCACGGTCTTGGACTTCAGAAACCACTGAGCAGGTTCACGTACGCGACAGCTTTGACTATAAGTTCTGCTAACACGAGTAAAG GCCTTCCTGACAGAGGTGGTAGAGGATCCTTTCTCAGAAAACCCAAGAGAGAT GCAGGGGAGCCCAGGACAGAAAAGATGCCGGTGGATCAGGACTGGACCGCAGTTTACCCAGCTGCAACCCCCTTTAGACCAGGCTCCGTCCCCCTACCTGTGAGGATGGGCTACCCCATGAAGGGAAGCATTCCTCCAGAGAAGAAGGGCAACTTGGAGCTAATCAAG ATACCTAATTTCCTGCATTTGACACCAGCAGCCATCAAGAAACACTGTGAAGCTCTAAAAC CATTCTGTACAGAGTGGCCCTCTGCCTTGGACACTGATGTCAAATGTGACGAGCACTTCCCCATCAAATTACAAAGTACTGACTATGTCTTTGCCGGCCCGTCCGTCAGAAACCCTTCAGCTCGTATTGTTACGCTCAGA GTAAAGGTGTCCAGTTTGAATCTGGACGAACACGCACGCAAGAAAATGCTCAAACTTGTTGGGAAGAGATACTGCAAAGATACCGATACCCTCACCATCACAACTGAACG TTGCCCTTTGAGACAGCAAAATATGGACTATGTCATGTACCTGCTAACTGTCCTTTACCACGAGTCTTGG AAAACCGAAGCCTGGGAGGCTGAGAAGACTGTGGCAGACATGGAGGAGTACAGCTGGGAGGACAGCCCGTCCCAAAGGAATATCTTGGGTACACTAGTACACATGAAAGTGGCCGGGGAAGGAGAGGGCGAGGAAGTGCGAGAGCAGCTGTTGGGAAGAAAAGAGGTGCAGGAGTATAAGGACTCTGTCACAAGGTTGAAGAATgaaggagagagcgagagccaCATGCTGCAGTACAAGGAGGCGGTCAAGAAATTGCTCAACCTGTAG
- the tead4 gene encoding transcriptional enhancer factor TEF-3 isoform X2, which translates to MYGRNELIARYIKLRTGKTRTRKQVSSHIQVLARRKAREIQVKLKDQAAKDKALQSMATMSSAQIISPTAFQNKMALQGLSRPAYPTAGGFWHGALPGQPGGHEDIKPFSQQSYAMQASGPAPITGYESTAGLSMSPGAPPWQGRSIASSKLRMLEFSAFLEQPQDPETFNKHLFVHIGQSNPSYSDAYLESVDIRQIYDKFPEKKGGLKDLFDKGPHNAFFLVKFWADLSVNLQDDSSFFYGVSSQYESSENMIITSSTKVCSFGKQVVEKVETEYARFENGRYVFRIHRSPLCEYMINFIHKLKHLPEKYMMNSVLENFTILQVVTNRDTLETLLCIAYVFEVSTSEHGAQHHIYRLVKD; encoded by the exons GTATCTAGTCACATCCAGGTTCTAGCCCGGCGGAAGGCCAGGGAGATCCAGGTGAAGCTGAAG GACCAGGCTGCCAAAGACAAGGCCCTGCAGAGTATGGCCACCATGTCCTCAGCTCAGATCATCTCACCCACCGCTTTTCAGAACAAGATGGCACTCCAGGGTCTGTCTAGGCCGGCGTACCCCACTGCTGGCGGG TTTTGGCACGGGGCTCTTCCAGGACAACCAGGAGGCCATGAAGA CATTAAGCCCTTCTCCCAGCAGAGTTACGCCATGCAAGCGTCCGGCCCGGCCCCCATAACAG GTTATGAAAGCACAGCAGGGCTGTCCATGTCTCCCGGTGCCCCCCCTTGGCAGGGTAGAAGTATTGCCAGCTCCAAGTTGCGAATGCTGGAGTTCTCCGCCTTTCTAGAGCAACCTCAGGACCCAGAGACT TTCAACAAGCACCTGTTTGTACACATCGGCCAGTCCAACCCAAGCTACAGCGACGCCTATCTGGAGTCGGTGGACATCAGGCAGATCTACGACAAGTTCCCAGAGAAGAAGGGAGGCCTGAAGGATCTGTTTGACAAAGGGCCACACAACGCTTTCTTTCTCGTCAAGTTCTGG GCGGACCTCAGTGTAAACCTGCAGGATGACAGCAGCTTCTTCTATGGTGTTTCCAGTCAGTATGAAAGCTCTGAGAACATGATAATCACCTCATCCACCAAAGTGTGCTCCTTTGGCAAGCAGGTTGTGGAGAAAGTGGAG ACGGAGTATGCACGTTTCGAGAATGGGCGCTACGTGTTTCGAATCCACCGCTCGCCATTATGTGAATATATGATCAATTTCATCCACAAGCTTAAACACCTGCCGGAGAAGTACATGATGAACAGCGTACTGGAGAACTTCACTATCTTACAG GTGGTGACTAACAGGGACACACTGGAGACCCTCCTGTGCATAGCTTACGTCTTTGAGGTGTCCACCAGTGAGCACGGCGCACAGCATCATATTTACAGGCTAGTCAAAGACTGA